A genomic region of Gadus macrocephalus chromosome 5, ASM3116895v1 contains the following coding sequences:
- the LOC132457510 gene encoding uncharacterized protein LOC132457510, protein MLHVMNAQTHLVSLACVSPRHSHCADAIWLCVTVSEAGVQVLQALPLPLETPPTPPPPAPSSTPSPPPPPPPPPPPPPPQVAAAPPTVGLPARAPAQTRVEPRGVSVEETPCGEATLAPEPKKKTRKTTTTTGDVEQPATPAPARAETRLPEGWRTALTGEEQEWIGRALFQQTSGGSLKLTTDLKLWWDPPQPRLNYSQPPASAATFFACRLFLWAPLHMWGPRPTCCQKHLTKCGMYKTIRKVLDIDGWYLMATEYLECRRCRRKVAAWSQEVVRQLGEGHRALFPAFLTYKLACDRRVIIQLRERTRGNSATQLQKKLCEAHTEAWMRRSIHYLSVMEPFTSTGVVRQCTPPPKPSPDVPQYGWLLVVYCHDILSRLEDVKARVTSVFGSILKMDSTKKVTRKLAGAAAHTAAWATNVGNEHGQVLMSVLTATEGGGLLPMAAGLMRRYRDAGVAQPRVLYVDRDCCSSHGGSKAAAAFQEWDKLVVRLDIWHLMRRYASGVTTESHQLYKPFLQQLSASIFLWDPEDTARLLNAKRRTLEAQGMTFSSDAGVWRHVSRREMALHCRRRTRGAAATERLIDDLLQTFGGANGRDTMGIPLLDRHRIQAIRAEQRRHLECIQDPPGVELYTETGRLTKGGISLPTYRCARGSTSLESFHLHLNRFIPGESANPWHFQAFLLEGLVRWNEDRAASAAQEGRPLLRTYSGPLQHSLDQLSQRVLGLSLVRDYTKPGEYAGELIGIEYLYSQTGRVLQDVSLDPDVPDAGPPPTEEDDELAEGRQELEDLTLHVPGEFTAPRTDPRSGQPADAPAPEPSRPTDPPEHAHRSPGRSSPEPQQAAEDYRGPDDQPGYLAVVRLATALVGLRHEQALSEGRVDELIGLYEALYPYDRARVVYPPRYTDGAARGGRFMAAKPGRTSIPGVESLRRCLVGQTSGPASSPSASRLVEAVCVQLCNLYPTGTRVQGGAQGTRWDSALLRYRHIRELVLGHQRLMARAPVQLFELNARTLSLWFTRTQREKERAVLTPGVAADGGRPPAAAAATAPGPASAAVDRPAAAATATSAVPQGRATTAAARGAAAAAPAAAAPVPALQAPVVHRRLLAPRPPAPSAAYLAFPPTAAAAAATGPLRAAQPLLVDLSLPRQSVWVVLPPPPPPLLPVPPPPPDAPSDIASSTRPPSAAGRRTARRP, encoded by the exons ATGCTGCACGTCATGAATGCTCAGACTCACTTAGTCTCGCTTGCCTGTGTGTCGCCCCGTCACTCTCATTGTGCTGATGCCATTTGGTTGTGCGTGACCGTGTCTGAAGCTGGCGTACAGGTCCTTCAGGCCCTCCCGCTCCCGCTGGAGACGCCTCCGACTCCACCTCCCCCGGCACCGTCCTCCaccccatccccaccaccaccaccaccaccaccaccaccaccaccaccaccacaggttGCGGCTGCTCCACCGACGGTCGGGCTTCCTGCTCGGGCTCCGGCGCAGACCAGGGTGGAGCCTCGTGGCGTCTCCGTGGAGGAGACGCCGTGCGGGGAGGCCACCCTGGCGCCGGAGCCGAAGAAGAAGACGaggaagacgacgacgacgacgggtGACGTGGAGCAGCCGGCAACGCCCGCTCCTGCTCGGGCTGAG ACCCGGTTGCCTGAGGGCTGGCGGACAGCCCTCACCGGGGAAGAGCAGGAGTGGATCGGCCGGGCGCTGTTCCAGCAGACCAGCGGGGGGTCCCTCAAGCTCACCACGGACCTCAAGCTGTGGTgggaccccccccagccccggctGAACTACTCTCAGCCACCCGCCTCGGCGGCTACCTTCTTCGCGTGTCGGTTGTTCCTCTGGGCGCCCCTGCACATGTGGGGTCCCCGGCCGACATGCTGCCAGAAGCATCTCACCAAGTGTGGGATGTACAAGACCATCCGGAAGGTCTTGGACATCGACGGCTGGTACTTGATGGCCACCGAGTACCTGGAGTGCCGTCGGTGTCGGAGGAAGGTAGCCGCCTGGTCGCAGGAGGTCGTGAggcagctgggagaggggcaTCGCGCCCTCTTCCCGGCGTTCCTCACCTACAA GCTTGCCTGCGACCGGCGGGTCATCATCCAGCTGCGTGAGCGTACTCGGGGGAACAGCGCCACGCAGCTGCAGAAAAAACTCTGTGAGGCACACACAGAGGCCTGGATGCGGCGGTCCATACACTACCTCAGCGTCATGGAGCCCTTCACGTCGACGGGTGTCGTGCGCCAGTGCACCCCACCGCCGAAACCATCGCCAGACGTGCCGCAGTACGGCTGGCTGTTGGTGGTGTACTGCCACGACATCCTGTCTCGCCTGGAGGACGTGAAGGCCCGGGTCACCTCAGTCTTCGGATCCATCCTAAAGATGGATTCGACCAAGAAG GTGACCCGGAAGCTCGCCGGTGCCGCCGCCCATACCGCAGCCTGGGCGACCAACGTGGGCAACGAGCACGGGCAGGTGCTAATGTCCGTGCTCACGGCCACCGAGGGGGGTGGCCTGTTGCCCATGGCTGCGGGGTTAATGCGGCGGTACCGGGACGCTGGGGTAGCGCAGCCTCGCGTCCTCTATGTCGACCGGGACTGCTGTTCGTCCCACGGGGGGTCCAAGGCAGCTGCTGCGTTCCAGGAGTGGGACAAGCTGGTGGTCCGGTTGGACATTTGGCACCTGATGCGACGCTACGCATCAGGTGTCACGACCGAGAGCCACCAGCTCTACAAGCCCTTCCTGCAGCAGCTGTCTGCCAGTATCTTCCTGTGGGACCCAGAGGACACAGCCCGGTTGCTCAACGCCAAGAGGAGGACGCTAGAGGCGCAGGGGATGACCTTCTCGTCCGACGCCGGAGTGTGGAGGCACGTCAGCCGCAGGGAGATGGCTCTCCATTGCCGTCGCCGCACGCGTGGAGCTGCGGCGACCGAGCGGCTGATCGATGACCTCCTGCAAACCTTCGGCGGTGCCAACGGGCGAGACACCATGGGGATTCCCCTGCTGGACCGACACCGCATCCAGGCAATCCGTGCGGAGCAGCGACGGCACCTCGAGTGCATCCAGGACCCGCCGGGCGTGGAGCTGTATACGGAGACAGGCAGGCTGACCAAGGGGGGGATCAGCCTGCCGACGTACCGTTGTGCGCGCGGCTCCACGTCCCTGGAGTCGTTCCATCTCCACCTCAACCGCTTCATTCCAG GAGAAAGTGCCAACCCGTGGCACTTCCAGGCTTTTCTCCTGGAGGGGTTGGTGAGATGGAACGAGGACAGGGCGGCGTCCGCGGCCCAGGAGGGTCGTCCGCTGCTCCGCACCTACAGTGGCCCCCTGCAGCACTCCCTTGACCAGCTCAGCCAACGGGTGCTTGGCTTGAGTTTGGTCAGGGACTACACCAAGCCCGGGGAGTACGCGG GGGAACTCATCGGCATCGAGTACCTGTACTCCCAGACGGGCAGAGTGCTGCAGGACGTCAGCTTGGACCCTGACGTTCCGGACGCGGGTCCACCGCCTaccgaggaggacgacgagctCGCCGAAGGCCGGCAGGAGTTGGAGGACCTCACACTCCACGTGCCTGGCGAGTTCACCGCTCCTCGGACGGACCCGCGGTCAGGGCAACCGGCTGACGCACCCGCGCCCGAGCCATCCCGTCCGACCGATCCCCCCGAGCACGCGCACCGCTCCCCCGGCCGGTCCTCACCAGAGCCTCAGCAGGCCGCTGAG GACTACCGAGGACCAGACGACCAGCCGGGGTACCTGGCCGTGGTCCGCTTGGCCACGGCCTTAGTGGGGCTGCGCCACGAACAGGCCCTGTCCGAGGGGAGGGTAGACGAGCTCATCGGGCTCTACGAGGCCCTGTACCCGTACGACAGGGCCCGAGTAGTTTACCCTCCCCGCTACACGGACGGGGCCGCTCGGGGGGGTCGATTCATGGCAGCGAAGCCAGGCCGCACCAGTATCCCTGGTGTGGAGAGCCTGCGACG CTGCCTGGTCGGACAGACCTCTGGACCCGCCAGCAGTCCCAGCGCAAGCCGGCTGGTAGAAGCAGTGTGCGTCCAGCTCTGCAACCTGTACCCCACGGGCACCCGTGTGCAAGGCGGCGCCCAGGGTACACGGTGGGACAGCGCACTGCTTCGTTACCGCCACATCCGGGAGCTTGTGCTGGGACACCAGAGGTTGATGGCTCGGGCGCCCGTTCAGCTCTTTGAGCTGAACGCTAGGACCCTCTCGCTGTG GTTTACCCGGAcgcagcgagagaaggagagggctgTGCTGACTCCAGGCGTTGCAGCAGACGGAGGACGACCACCGGCGGCGGCCGCGGCGACAGCGCCGGGCCCGGCATCAGCGGCGGTGGATCGTCCGGCGGCAGCAGCAACGGCGACGTCGGCGGTGCCTCAAGGCCGGGCGACGACAGCGGCAGcgaggggggcggcggcggcggccccggcAGCGGCAGCACCGGTGCCCGCTCTGCAGGCGCCAGTGGTGCACAGACGGCTACTGGCGCCACGACCGCCTGCCCCCTCAGCTGCTTACCTGGCCTTCCCGCCGACGGCTGCTGCCGCAGCTGCAACTGGACCTTTAAGAGCAGCACAGCCTCTCCTTGTGGACCTCTCACTGCCCCGGcagagtgtgtgggtggtgctcccccccccccccccccccctgctccccgtcccccccccccctcctgacgCTCCCTCGGACATTGCCAGCTCCACACGTCCTCCCTCCGCCGCTGGCCGCCGCACAGCACGCCGGCCCTGA
- the LOC132457513 gene encoding actin nucleation-promoting factor WASL-like isoform X2 has protein sequence MANKDSLARYSCAHPTFAEHLKFRRVQEEARARATLPGRGGEALVGFGLFKEDTPKDLYDSKEKERQTYVKWLRRKTPQPGSSMDVAIQYFSGRDKERSAEAAAPPPPPASSSTSSGPSTTTSQAAASTVLPPRKPTAPNFSALVRGRPMGPRELQAQIRKLINPPARPAAPAVSSVRDQRPSVPPPPTTEVTDEELVRMVTDAEMADA, from the exons ATGGCCAACAAGGACAGCCTCGCCCGCTACTCCTGCGCCCACCCCACTTTTGCGGAGCACCTCAAGTTCCGCCGGGTGCAGGAGGAGGCCCGGGCTCGCGCCACTCTGCCCGGGCGCGGGGGCGAGGCGCTTGTTGGCTTCGGGCTGTTCAAGGAGGACACCCCGAAGGACCTGTACGACTCCAAGGAGAAGGAGCGTCAGAC CTACGTCAAGTGGCTACGGCGGAAGACACCGCAGCCTGGGAGCTCCATGGACGTCGCCATTCAGTACTTCTCGGGCCGAGACAAGGAGCGGTCGGCGGAGGCGGCTGCTCCACCCCCTCCGcccgccagcagcagcaccagcagcggccccagcaccaccaccagccaggCCGCTGCTTCCACCGTGCTGCCGCCCCGCAAGCCGACCGCTCCCAATTTCTCGGCCCTTGTGCGGGGGCGTCCGATGGGCCCCAGGGAGCTGCAGGCCCAGATCAGGAAACTGATTAACCCACCAGCACGGCCTGCAGCTCCAG CGGTGTCTTCCGTCAGAGACCAGCGCCCCTCGGTTCCGCCGCCCCCCACCACAGAGGTGACGGACGAGGAGCTGGTCCGGATGGTCACTGACGCTGAAATGG CTGATGCCTGA